A genome region from Sulfurovum sp. TSL6 includes the following:
- a CDS encoding NlpC/P60 family protein has product MKKITPLSLTFTLLLLLNACKPDPHPKNPNYAINKPMIKYEPSKKSLAKMVKQLQGRPYVWAEEGPNQFDCSGFTYYLYGSMGIEIPRVAREQAKKGKVIKMDELVYGDLIFFDTDKNPKGKITHVGMYLGNGWFTHASATEYEIVYSNLNTSPYYKKRLRICRRYLPEEKERIAMDEAKPWKTKKAVKAKVSPITTLPKVTKKHGLGNFYVQVGSFSGKPQDALLDQITRAGYHYKLIEFPINGKQISKLLIGPYRKRSDAVALLGNIKKQIQKNAFIAEVR; this is encoded by the coding sequence ATGAAAAAAATCACCCCTCTCTCCCTCACATTTACACTCTTATTGCTGCTTAATGCTTGTAAACCTGATCCTCATCCTAAAAACCCCAATTATGCGATTAACAAACCTATGATAAAGTACGAACCCAGTAAAAAGAGTCTTGCCAAAATGGTGAAACAACTCCAGGGAAGGCCTTATGTGTGGGCGGAGGAAGGACCCAATCAGTTTGACTGCTCCGGGTTTACCTACTATCTGTACGGAAGTATGGGTATAGAGATACCTCGTGTTGCCAGAGAACAGGCTAAAAAAGGAAAGGTGATCAAGATGGATGAGTTGGTCTATGGTGATCTCATCTTCTTTGACACGGACAAAAACCCCAAAGGTAAGATCACCCATGTAGGTATGTATCTGGGAAACGGTTGGTTTACCCATGCAAGTGCCACCGAATATGAGATCGTCTATTCTAACCTGAACACTTCTCCCTATTATAAAAAAAGACTGCGTATCTGTCGTAGATATTTACCTGAAGAAAAAGAAAGAATTGCTATGGATGAGGCAAAACCATGGAAAACAAAAAAAGCGGTAAAAGCCAAAGTCTCCCCTATCACTACTTTGCCTAAAGTAACGAAAAAACATGGCTTAGGGAACTTTTATGTACAGGTAGGTTCCTTTAGTGGAAAACCACAGGATGCTTTGCTTGATCAAATTACAAGAGCCGGGTATCACTATAAACTCATTGAATTTCCTATCAATGGCAAACAGATCTCGAAACTCCTTATAGGACCCTACAGAAAAAGATCTGATGCGGTCGCACTTTTAGGAAATATCAAAAAACAGATCCAAAAAAATGCTTTTATTGCAGAGGTCCGTTAA
- a CDS encoding response regulator produces MHLNKISMAIVGLSSMGYAQIDQGAGLESFWLWVALFALGIVGIAILFVTSYQTQKLKQLHKSMFEKQLEMERNQNLLLANMSENIHNVAKETLEESYQLSKISENKDTVLGNAENRLLDVTHDLLDFLRLKSKQIEIVNEEFNINNVLNEVSGSICSQFLGAKVELIFDIHKNVPRHLVGDSLHLGQTLKSLLEYLMGQMDLDEVKLEVSMFDSFEEQVELQFQFSDKGRGIDPKILENLFVPYYDVDTGKYVGLGLFVAHALVDMMKGKLTVESIEEKGSTFTLTLPFDIVNKSDQRRYRLPEKTLIEKKVFIVDSNYNSALAVKRMFAYFRHDVTVLSEKEFMKTMPNLTSFDIVILDERFFDIRLIEYLNNIKMDKELKVIALNSLLESNQNSVEDEVIDAHLFKPLNQERVFEMIVNMYDIKVPVYEEEQKDETKQAQTYRKDLIETKGVTQHSFKDFSGKNILIVEDNLINQKVLLNLLHLSEMNISVANNGQEAVDMVKQSEIPFDLVLMDINMPIMDGFAATQTIRLDSQYDAMPIVAFTALVLDSEIEKMFNCGINAFLSKPLNIGKLYTAFSLYFEDMVSEKKEVEPQEKISYQGININEGITHANNSEALYREILKEFITAYGTSDEIFAKLIKEHRYEQVKMLCVDMRGLTGAIGAEDMHALINDILHQILYKKYELLPNYDEKYKSGIQTLNRSIEKYIAAA; encoded by the coding sequence ATGCATTTGAATAAAATAAGTATGGCCATTGTAGGCTTAAGCAGTATGGGGTATGCACAGATAGACCAAGGTGCAGGATTGGAAAGTTTCTGGCTATGGGTTGCTCTCTTCGCTTTGGGAATAGTGGGTATAGCTATATTATTTGTTACATCTTATCAAACACAGAAGTTGAAACAGTTACACAAGTCTATGTTCGAGAAACAGTTAGAGATGGAAAGAAATCAAAATCTCTTACTTGCCAATATGAGTGAAAATATTCATAATGTCGCGAAAGAAACACTTGAAGAAAGCTATCAACTCTCTAAAATATCCGAAAATAAAGATACCGTCTTAGGCAACGCTGAAAATAGACTTTTAGATGTTACCCATGATCTTTTGGATTTTCTTAGGTTAAAATCAAAACAAATTGAGATCGTTAATGAAGAGTTTAATATTAATAACGTATTGAATGAAGTGTCAGGATCTATATGCTCACAATTTTTGGGGGCTAAGGTCGAACTTATTTTTGATATACATAAAAATGTTCCACGGCACTTAGTGGGAGACTCTTTGCATCTAGGACAAACACTCAAAAGTCTACTTGAATACCTCATGGGACAAATGGATCTAGATGAAGTGAAATTAGAAGTTTCTATGTTTGATTCATTTGAAGAACAAGTGGAGTTACAGTTCCAATTCTCTGATAAAGGAAGAGGGATTGATCCTAAAATATTGGAAAATCTATTTGTACCTTATTATGATGTCGATACAGGCAAATATGTAGGTTTAGGTCTTTTTGTCGCCCATGCATTGGTTGATATGATGAAGGGAAAACTCACAGTAGAGAGTATAGAAGAAAAAGGGAGTACATTTACGCTGACCCTGCCTTTTGATATTGTAAATAAGTCGGATCAGAGAAGGTACCGATTGCCTGAGAAAACATTGATAGAGAAAAAGGTATTTATAGTTGACAGTAATTATAATTCAGCTCTGGCTGTCAAAAGAATGTTTGCCTATTTCAGACATGATGTGACGGTGCTTTCTGAAAAAGAATTCATGAAAACTATGCCAAACTTAACCTCTTTTGATATCGTTATTTTAGATGAACGTTTCTTCGATATTAGATTGATCGAGTACCTCAATAACATCAAGATGGACAAAGAGCTGAAAGTGATCGCCCTCAATTCATTGCTAGAGTCCAATCAAAACAGTGTTGAGGATGAAGTGATCGATGCCCATCTCTTTAAGCCGCTCAATCAAGAACGTGTCTTTGAAATGATTGTGAACATGTATGATATCAAAGTACCTGTATATGAAGAAGAACAGAAAGATGAAACGAAACAGGCACAAACCTACAGAAAAGATTTGATTGAAACAAAAGGTGTCACACAACACTCTTTTAAAGATTTTTCCGGGAAAAATATTCTGATAGTAGAAGACAATCTCATTAACCAAAAAGTACTGCTTAACTTGTTGCATCTTTCTGAAATGAATATCAGTGTTGCAAATAATGGACAAGAGGCTGTTGATATGGTGAAACAGAGCGAGATTCCATTTGACCTGGTACTTATGGATATCAATATGCCGATCATGGATGGCTTTGCAGCCACACAAACGATACGTCTTGACAGTCAGTATGATGCTATGCCTATCGTTGCATTTACGGCATTGGTCTTGGACAGCGAAATAGAAAAGATGTTCAACTGTGGTATCAATGCATTTTTATCAAAACCGCTCAATATAGGTAAACTCTATACAGCATTTTCTCTATACTTTGAGGATATGGTATCTGAGAAGAAAGAAGTTGAACCCCAAGAGAAAATCAGCTATCAAGGGATCAATATTAATGAGGGTATCACGCATGCCAATAACAGTGAAGCACTCTATCGTGAAATATTAAAAGAGTTTATTACCGCCTATGGTACAAGTGATGAGATCTTTGCTAAACTGATAAAAGAACACCGATATGAACAGGTAAAGATGTTATGTGTAGATATGAGAGGATTAACAGGCGCTATTGGTGCAGAGGATATGCATGCTTTGATCAATGATATACTGCATCAGATCCTCTACAAGAAATATGAATTACTTCCTAATTATGATGAGAAGTATAAATCCGGGATACAAACATTAAATCGTTCCATCGAGAAGTATATTGCAGCAGCATGA
- the tatC gene encoding twin-arginine translocase subunit TatC, translating to MFSELRPHLVELRKRLGLSVLSVFIAFIIAFVFHEAILAWITAPLNEALEQVAHLSKKAADGMVTTHQVGGAFFVALKVSFFAGLLGALPFMLYQIWLFVAPGLYSNEKKMVLPFVIGGSIMFLVGVLFAYYVVTPFGFQFLITFGSFLYTPLINIEDYVGFFTKIMMGFGIAFELPVFAYFLALLGLVTDKTLKDFFKYAVLIIFVVAALLTPPDVLTQLLMAAPLVLLYGVSILIVRVVNPHIEDEDEEETDEADEETVQSHT from the coding sequence ATGTTTAGTGAACTAAGACCCCACCTTGTTGAACTACGAAAAAGACTCGGACTCTCTGTACTCTCGGTATTTATTGCATTTATCATTGCATTTGTATTTCATGAAGCGATATTGGCGTGGATAACAGCACCTTTGAATGAAGCTTTGGAACAAGTGGCACACCTTTCAAAAAAGGCTGCTGACGGTATGGTTACAACCCACCAGGTGGGTGGTGCATTTTTTGTAGCACTGAAAGTTTCCTTTTTTGCAGGACTACTAGGTGCACTGCCGTTCATGCTTTATCAGATCTGGCTTTTTGTCGCACCTGGTCTCTACAGTAATGAGAAAAAAATGGTACTTCCTTTTGTCATAGGCGGTTCGATCATGTTCTTGGTAGGTGTACTGTTTGCCTACTATGTCGTGACGCCATTTGGGTTTCAGTTCCTCATTACCTTTGGTTCATTCCTTTATACACCGTTGATCAATATCGAAGACTATGTCGGTTTTTTTACAAAGATCATGATGGGATTTGGTATCGCATTTGAACTACCGGTATTTGCCTATTTTTTAGCCCTTCTTGGCCTTGTCACAGACAAAACACTCAAAGACTTTTTTAAATATGCTGTACTGATCATCTTTGTCGTAGCTGCACTGCTTACCCCGCCTGATGTACTGACTCAACTTCTTATGGCTGCACCGCTTGTACTCCTCTATGGTGTCTCTATACTCATCGTGCGTGTGGTAAATCCGCACATTGAAGATGAGGATGAAGAAGAGACAGACGAAGCAGATGAAGAAACTGTTCAAAGTCATACATAA
- the tatB gene encoding Sec-independent protein translocase protein TatB, protein MFGIGFTELLLISIVAILFLGPDKLPQAMIEIAKFIKGVKKTVGEAKSSLEEEMKIADLKEEALSYRKQLDEATSELKNFKNIDFDEFDEEISTASPKAIAKDDHENGSESEKESSEDKTVATQVEAKNDTVTFKKPKKQKKKEATDETTDKSEGDA, encoded by the coding sequence ATGTTTGGCATCGGCTTTACCGAGTTACTTCTCATTTCTATTGTTGCGATACTCTTTTTGGGGCCAGATAAACTGCCTCAAGCGATGATAGAGATCGCTAAATTTATCAAAGGTGTAAAAAAGACTGTGGGTGAAGCAAAAAGTTCTCTTGAAGAAGAGATGAAAATCGCAGACCTTAAAGAAGAAGCACTGAGTTATAGAAAACAACTTGATGAGGCAACAAGCGAACTTAAGAATTTTAAAAACATAGATTTTGATGAGTTTGATGAGGAGATCTCAACAGCGTCTCCTAAAGCGATCGCGAAAGATGATCATGAAAATGGGTCTGAGTCAGAGAAAGAGTCATCAGAAGACAAAACCGTTGCCACACAGGTTGAGGCAAAAAATGACACGGTAACATTTAAAAAGCCAAAAAAACAAAAGAAAAAAGAAGCGACCGATGAAACAACAGACAAATCTGAAGGTGACGCATAA
- a CDS encoding C40 family peptidase gives MKVRWKYILLFISTLFLFSGCAQKKPYIYPNYEIIKPEKTCSPNRNNIQELLYAYLGKPYVWAEEGPYAFDCSGLTYNIYGSMGIDIPRVAREQAKMGKHVKFQNLHYGDLIFFGPPNKRSKTINHVGIYLGDGWFAHASSKERKVTVSHFEKEPIYVKRMKVCKRYLSEDERAKYMNCDLPLKKMEITSSRYTTPWQPGMKLPKKAVPS, from the coding sequence ATGAAAGTTAGATGGAAATATATTTTACTCTTCATTTCAACTCTATTTCTTTTCAGCGGGTGTGCACAGAAAAAACCCTACATCTACCCAAATTATGAAATCATCAAACCTGAAAAAACCTGTAGTCCCAACAGGAATAACATTCAAGAGCTGCTCTACGCTTATCTTGGTAAACCTTACGTCTGGGCAGAAGAAGGGCCTTATGCCTTTGATTGTTCCGGGCTCACCTATAATATCTATGGCTCAATGGGGATAGATATCCCTCGTGTAGCAAGGGAACAGGCAAAAATGGGTAAACATGTGAAGTTTCAAAACTTACATTACGGCGATCTCATCTTCTTTGGTCCTCCAAACAAAAGAAGTAAAACGATCAATCATGTAGGTATCTATCTTGGTGATGGATGGTTCGCACATGCCAGCAGCAAAGAGAGAAAGGTCACAGTCAGTCACTTTGAAAAAGAACCCATCTACGTCAAACGTATGAAAGTGTGTAAACGGTATTTGAGTGAAGATGAACGTGCAAAATATATGAATTGTGATCTCCCTTTGAAAAAGATGGAAATTACAAGTTCACGCTATACGACACCATGGCAGCCAGGCATGAAGCTGCCTAAAAAAGCTGTGCCAAGCTAA
- a CDS encoding TlpA disulfide reductase family protein — MKKLFSTFLLLLSLFTYTQAAGSQTPLAEMTMTDITGKTYDITGTEQGFNIKGLEGKVIFLEFFGHKCPPCLASIPHLIKLQKKHKDNLAIVSIEVQGYTHEEVKGFAKEKGMNYIVVSEEKASEFVNYIQQRAQWRGSIPFLVALDTKGDVQFVQAGMLPESSLEELISQLSKTTK; from the coding sequence ATGAAAAAATTATTCTCAACATTCCTTCTACTCCTGTCACTCTTCACCTATACGCAAGCAGCAGGGAGCCAAACACCACTAGCAGAAATGACGATGACAGACATTACGGGAAAAACCTATGATATCACAGGTACTGAACAAGGATTCAACATAAAAGGTCTTGAAGGGAAAGTGATCTTTTTAGAGTTTTTTGGACATAAATGTCCTCCTTGCCTGGCTTCAATTCCACATTTAATTAAGCTTCAAAAAAAACATAAAGACAATTTAGCCATTGTCTCTATAGAAGTACAAGGCTATACTCACGAAGAAGTCAAAGGGTTTGCTAAAGAGAAAGGGATGAACTACATTGTAGTCTCTGAGGAGAAAGCATCCGAATTTGTAAATTATATCCAGCAAAGAGCACAATGGAGAGGAAGTATTCCTTTCTTAGTAGCCCTGGACACTAAAGGTGATGTACAATTTGTACAAGCAGGTATGCTTCCGGAATCATCACTCGAAGAACTCATTTCACAACTTTCCAAAACAACCAAATAG
- a CDS encoding glycoside hydrolase family 3 protein, translating to MIKKVLLSVMLALMSLSAQEFALEKRIGQMLMVGFHGTHASKESQICKDIQQYNLGAVILFDYNPVDKNKPKNIATKKQLASLTKELQACSSDGKLLIAVDQEGGKVQRLKSKYGFYGNFPKASDVIRMDQSTIKETYTKMSEELSSVGINYDLAPVVDLDINRKNHVIHGLGRSFGKDPKVVAAYASTFIDAMHSNGVLTSIKHFPGHGSSVGDTHKGFVDITNLWQELELEPYRLLKDKADTVMVAHVFNQKIDPKYPASLSYETITKLLRWKLGYHGVVITDDLQMGAISQKYGLRNTLKLAINAGDDILLIGNQLDPKKTVSTKKLVDTIMLLIQSGEVTEESINKAYKRIQGLKKKL from the coding sequence ATGATAAAAAAAGTTTTATTATCGGTTATGCTTGCATTAATGTCACTATCGGCGCAGGAATTTGCACTGGAAAAAAGAATAGGCCAAATGCTTATGGTCGGTTTTCATGGTACACATGCATCAAAAGAGAGTCAAATATGTAAAGATATACAACAATATAATCTTGGTGCGGTCATTTTATTTGACTATAACCCTGTGGATAAAAATAAGCCAAAGAATATTGCCACAAAAAAACAATTAGCAAGTCTGACCAAAGAACTGCAGGCATGCAGCAGTGATGGAAAATTACTCATTGCTGTAGATCAAGAAGGTGGAAAGGTGCAGAGACTGAAAAGCAAATACGGTTTTTACGGTAATTTTCCTAAAGCTTCTGATGTGATCAGAATGGATCAAAGTACAATAAAAGAAACCTATACAAAAATGAGTGAGGAACTTAGCAGTGTAGGGATCAATTACGATCTTGCACCTGTAGTGGATCTGGATATCAACAGGAAAAACCATGTCATTCATGGCTTAGGACGTTCCTTTGGTAAGGATCCCAAAGTGGTAGCAGCGTATGCCTCTACATTTATCGATGCCATGCACAGCAATGGGGTCCTTACCTCAATCAAGCATTTTCCCGGACATGGTTCTTCGGTGGGTGATACACATAAAGGTTTTGTGGATATTACGAACCTTTGGCAAGAACTTGAATTAGAACCTTATAGACTTTTAAAAGACAAGGCAGACACCGTCATGGTTGCCCATGTCTTTAACCAAAAAATAGATCCCAAATACCCCGCAAGTCTCTCTTACGAGACGATCACAAAGCTGTTACGTTGGAAACTGGGCTATCATGGTGTGGTGATCACGGATGACCTTCAAATGGGTGCGATCAGCCAAAAGTATGGGTTAAGAAATACACTAAAGTTAGCGATCAATGCAGGAGATGACATCTTGCTGATAGGGAACCAGCTTGATCCTAAAAAAACGGTCAGTACAAAAAAACTGGTAGACACTATCATGTTATTGATTCAAAGCGGAGAGGTGACAGAGGAGAGTATCAACAAAGCATACAAGAGAATTCAGGGATTAAAGAAGAAACTCTGA
- a CDS encoding divergent polysaccharide deacetylase family protein, producing MANQSKKTKTKSSPRKKPVQKRRGRKSTKGSTLKKSIFIVLGVFLMIAMVVFGYFLGQQDRLNSYTPKVQISKTNEKESKRKLLEDLSKIKTQKPQEQNKDRQIPTKPLIDKKVKVERIITKEDVPQRKQYNRVLLSSECEKPKLAIIIDDVSNRRQLSKIQATGLKITPSIFPPSERSMTSHHLAKGLEHYMIHLPMESGRAQFNKQTKTLITTFGKEQIEARVKELRVLFPTARYINNHTGSVFTDNYTAMQTLYTALRKEGFVFVDSRTIASTKVPRITEDFGDAYVARDVFIDNEHHVLYIHRQLQKAVKIAKKRGYAIAIGHPHKMTLKALSGAADIFNEVELVYIDELYQ from the coding sequence ATGGCAAATCAATCCAAAAAAACAAAGACAAAATCTTCTCCCAGAAAAAAGCCAGTACAAAAGAGAAGAGGCAGAAAGAGTACAAAAGGTTCTACTTTAAAAAAAAGTATTTTTATCGTTCTAGGTGTATTTTTGATGATAGCTATGGTGGTTTTTGGATATTTTTTAGGGCAGCAAGATAGGCTCAATAGTTATACCCCGAAAGTACAGATCTCTAAAACAAATGAAAAAGAAAGCAAAAGAAAACTTTTAGAAGATCTCTCAAAGATCAAAACACAAAAACCTCAAGAACAAAATAAAGATAGACAAATACCTACTAAACCTTTGATCGATAAAAAGGTAAAAGTAGAAAGGATAATCACTAAAGAAGATGTACCGCAGAGGAAGCAGTACAACAGAGTGCTATTGTCCTCTGAGTGTGAAAAGCCGAAACTCGCGATCATTATAGATGATGTGTCAAACAGAAGACAACTTAGTAAGATACAGGCAACAGGGCTAAAGATCACTCCATCCATATTTCCACCATCAGAGCGCTCCATGACATCACATCACTTAGCCAAAGGATTGGAACATTATATGATTCATTTGCCAATGGAATCTGGAAGGGCACAGTTCAATAAACAGACTAAAACACTCATAACGACCTTCGGCAAAGAGCAGATAGAAGCCAGAGTGAAAGAGCTTAGAGTACTTTTCCCTACGGCACGTTATATTAACAACCATACAGGTTCTGTGTTTACTGACAATTATACTGCGATGCAGACACTGTATACAGCACTTCGTAAAGAGGGTTTTGTCTTTGTGGATAGTCGGACGATCGCTTCGACCAAAGTACCTAGGATCACAGAAGATTTTGGTGATGCCTATGTGGCAAGAGATGTCTTTATAGACAATGAACATCATGTGCTTTATATTCACAGACAGCTTCAAAAGGCAGTGAAGATAGCAAAGAAAAGAGGTTATGCTATTGCTATAGGGCATCCGCATAAAATGACCCTGAAAGCGCTCTCAGGTGCAGCAGATATTTTCAATGAGGTAGAATTGGTTTATATAGATGAACTTTATCAATAA
- the ruvX gene encoding Holliday junction resolvase RuvX: MKLASIDVGLKRIGVAICLDGSIVIPQNAILRKNRNQAARDVKTFLEEWEIDKLIVGLPKDAESSEEMERRIKHFVSLLDLDIEVAYQDEQSSSIEAKELTMGQFKHKKDGKLDSIAAKIILERWLGA, from the coding sequence ATGAAATTAGCCAGTATAGATGTAGGACTTAAACGTATAGGTGTAGCGATCTGTCTCGATGGCAGTATCGTCATACCTCAAAATGCTATCCTGCGAAAAAACCGTAACCAGGCTGCAAGAGATGTCAAGACTTTTTTGGAGGAGTGGGAGATAGACAAACTGATTGTAGGTCTGCCAAAAGATGCTGAGAGTTCTGAAGAGATGGAAAGGCGTATCAAGCATTTTGTTTCACTGCTTGACCTGGACATCGAAGTAGCCTATCAGGATGAACAGAGTTCAAGTATTGAAGCCAAAGAACTTACGATGGGCCAGTTTAAACACAAAAAAGATGGTAAACTTGACTCCATTGCTGCAAAGATCATCTTGGAACGATGGCTTGGAGCGTAA
- a CDS encoding DNA-processing protein DprA gives MSQILTQYIPTLEEMKKYPSTLFYKGNLDLLQRPKVSIVGTRRPSNYTRQCTYTLANALAKRGVCVVSGAAMGVDTIAHAGAGEENTIAVVASGLDIRYPAVNQNLIESIENKGLVLSQFNDGFRATGWSFVVRNELVVALGDTLIVTEADLNSGSMRSVEYALKMGKKIFVLPQRLDESLGTNHLLHTMKATAIHDIEAFASTFGQIADDGLEKDDFFYFCQKTPTFEESLKKFGDRVYEAELEGIITIQNGIVRLSR, from the coding sequence ATGAGTCAAATACTCACTCAATATATACCCACTTTGGAGGAAATGAAGAAGTATCCTTCTACTCTTTTTTATAAGGGTAACCTGGATCTACTGCAACGGCCTAAAGTCTCTATAGTGGGAACAAGGCGACCCTCAAACTACACACGACAGTGTACCTACACGCTTGCCAATGCTTTAGCCAAACGAGGGGTGTGCGTAGTCAGTGGAGCAGCCATGGGTGTAGATACTATAGCCCACGCTGGAGCAGGAGAGGAAAATACCATTGCAGTGGTAGCAAGCGGCTTGGATATACGCTACCCTGCAGTCAATCAAAATCTTATAGAAAGTATAGAGAATAAGGGACTTGTACTTAGCCAGTTTAATGATGGCTTCAGAGCAACAGGATGGAGTTTTGTGGTACGGAATGAGCTCGTCGTTGCACTTGGGGATACTCTTATTGTTACAGAAGCAGATCTAAATAGTGGTTCAATGCGTTCAGTTGAGTATGCGTTAAAGATGGGCAAAAAGATATTTGTACTTCCTCAAAGACTTGACGAAAGTCTGGGTACGAATCACTTGTTACATACTATGAAGGCTACAGCCATACACGATATAGAAGCATTTGCTTCTACTTTTGGACAGATCGCAGATGATGGGCTGGAAAAAGATGATTTTTTTTATTTTTGCCAAAAGACACCTACTTTTGAAGAGAGTCTCAAAAAATTTGGTGACAGGGTGTATGAAGCAGAACTTGAGGGGATCATCACTATACAAAATGGTATCGTAAGATTATCTCGGTAA
- the queA gene encoding tRNA preQ1(34) S-adenosylmethionine ribosyltransferase-isomerase QueA, with the protein MNEELLTKNYDYELPEGFIATTPVQPRDHAKLLVYDRKTDTVTHTTFKHLLEFLPQACDVFLNDTRVIKARIFGHKKSVNNQGGGKVELLFNKPLDAHHYLVLIRGKVKIGTELLFDDALVATVTGFNDDGSRIVTFSHHGKEIRFEELVLILDKIGHIPLPPYMQREDNQEDETDYQTLFAKNAGAVAAPTASLHFTPELFAALEKRHKTHKITLHVGAGTFKPVEAEEILDHPMHSEYFEIPDASAKVLDSDTPVLAIGTTVTRTIEYYARTKKTHGECDLFLNPSNPPQRVTYLLTNFHLPKSTLIMLVSSFIGRKKTLDLYKEAIEKKYRFFSYGDAMLIL; encoded by the coding sequence ATGAATGAAGAACTGCTAACAAAAAATTATGACTATGAACTCCCCGAAGGGTTCATAGCTACAACACCAGTTCAGCCCAGGGACCATGCAAAACTTCTGGTCTATGACAGAAAGACAGATACAGTAACCCATACCACTTTTAAACATTTACTAGAGTTTCTACCTCAAGCGTGTGATGTCTTTCTCAATGATACACGTGTCATCAAAGCACGAATCTTTGGTCATAAAAAGTCTGTCAACAATCAGGGTGGAGGCAAAGTAGAGCTTCTCTTTAACAAACCCCTTGATGCACACCATTATCTTGTACTCATAAGAGGTAAGGTCAAGATAGGCACGGAACTACTATTTGATGATGCACTTGTGGCTACCGTGACCGGATTTAATGATGACGGTTCACGTATCGTGACCTTTTCACATCATGGCAAAGAGATTCGCTTTGAAGAACTCGTCTTGATTTTAGACAAGATAGGACACATCCCTTTGCCGCCGTATATGCAAAGAGAAGATAATCAAGAAGATGAGACAGACTATCAAACACTCTTTGCCAAAAATGCAGGTGCTGTTGCTGCCCCTACAGCCTCGCTTCATTTTACCCCTGAACTTTTCGCAGCCTTAGAAAAGAGACACAAGACACATAAAATCACACTCCATGTGGGAGCGGGAACCTTTAAACCTGTCGAAGCTGAAGAGATACTGGACCATCCTATGCACTCTGAATATTTTGAGATCCCTGACGCATCTGCTAAAGTGTTAGACAGTGACACCCCCGTATTAGCCATAGGAACAACAGTAACTAGAACGATAGAGTATTATGCTCGAACCAAAAAAACACACGGAGAGTGTGACCTCTTCTTAAATCCTTCCAATCCACCCCAAAGAGTCACATATCTACTCACCAATTTTCATTTACCCAAAAGCACACTGATCATGCTTGTCTCTTCTTTTATCGGAAGAAAAAAAACGTTAGACTTGTATAAAGAGGCCATAGAGAAAAAGTATAGATTTTTCTCCTATGGGGATGCGATGTTAATACTATAG